AAACCGTCTGCCGCGCACGCTGGAAGAGATTTTTTCATTCCTAAAAGGACAAAGCTACCCGAGCGAAGTGATCGTCGTGGAAAACGGCAGCACCGATGAAACCCTGTCAATTGCAAACGACTTTGCAAAAGAACATCCCGGTCTGGTCGTCATCCACGAAGACCGCAACGGCAAGGGAAACGCCGTGCGGCGCGGCATGCTGGAAGCACGCGGCGAATACCGCTTCATCTGCGACGCCGACCTGTCCATGCCCATCGAAGACCTGCCGCATTTCCTACCGCCCGATATAATCGATTTCGACATTGCCATCGGCTCGCGCGAAGCGCCGGGTTCAATCCGCTACAACGAACCGCCTTATCGTCACATTGGCGGGCGCGCCATCAACCTCGCCATCCGCAGTCTGATCCTGCCGGGTTTGAACGACACCCAATGCGGATTCAAATGCTTCCGCGCCTCAGCCACGGAAGATCTTTTCCGCCTCCAGACGCTCACCGGCTGGTCATTCGACATCGAACTGCTTTATCTTGCCCGCCGAAAAAAACTCCGCATCCGTGAAATCCCCATCCGCTGGTATTTCGATCCCGACAGCAAAGTCAGCGCGGTGCGCGATGCCCTGCGCATGATCGGCGACATCTTTCGGATTCATCTCAATGCACTGCGCGGCGCATATGAATCAAAACCCTGACCTGACATTCGAAAATGAACTCTGGTCTGCGTATCGATTCATCGCAGGATTGGACGAAGCTGGACGCGGCGCGCTTGCCGGACCCGTTTGCGTCGGGACGGTGATCCTCCCCCATGATCATCCGCATCTTGCACGGACATTGAGCGGGGTGCGCGATTCCAAGCAGTTGACTCCCCGTCGGCGATCCGCGCTTGTTCCTCAAATCAGAGAAGCCGCCCTCGCCAGCGGCATCGGATTCGCCTCCGCTGAAGAAATAGACCGAATGGGAATCGTCCCAGCCACCCGTCTCGCCGCGAGCCGCGCTCTTGAGTCGCTCCATATTTTCCCGGATTATCTATTGACCGATTTCCGACTCGAACTCCCCGAAGTGGACATCCACCAAACCGCCATCGTCAAGGGGGACGCAATTTCGTTAACCATTGCCTGCGCCTCGGTCCTCGCCAAGACCGCCCGCGACGAGTGGATGTGTGGATTGAGCAGCGAGTATCCTGAATATGATTTCTCCAGTAACAAAGGGTACGGCACATCCCTGCATCGAAACATGATCGGGGCACTCGGTCACTCCCCCATCCATCGAAAAACATTCAAACTAAAAAAGTGACGGTCTCTTTTTTGAAGGGACTGTCACGTGTATTTATCTTTTTAGAATCCCGCCGCCGGAAAGTCTGCTCTCCGGCCTTCCCGAACGCCAGGCATAATAGCCAAGTCCCGCACCGCCGAGCAATAATAACGCTCCAAAAATACCCAGCGCCGTCGAGCCGCCGCCTTCGTTTCCATTTTCCTCCACGCCTGGATCCACCACCACATCCTGCGACTGTGCGCCAAAATCGACGAACGCCCTGTCGCCCGCGTTCACTTTCAATGTATAGCTCAACGCCATGGTCGGGTTATAGCTGTCGGGGATTGCCATCGTAATGTTATACGTCCCTTCGGGAATGTCGATAAAACAAACGCCCTGATACGCTTCCGGGTCCGGAGGGATGACCGTATCCAATGAGCCGGAATATTCCCCGTTGATCTCCGTCACGCTCACCGCACCGCCTTCGACGGCAGGTTCAGTCTCTTCGCGCATGGCATTCCCGTTTATATCGTTGAACAACAACACGCACACCTCTGTCAAACCTGAGAGCGGGGTGGGCGTGACGGTCGGCGTTCCGGGAGCCTGGTCCGCGGGAGGCGTGGAAGTAGCCGCCGCGGAAACGCCGATCAACAGTTCCTGTCCCTCCACCAATGTGCAATTCTCATCCAACCTTGAATTCAATTGACGCAATTGATCCACCGTGATCCCATGCAAGGCCGCCACGCGAAAGCAATTATCGCCAGGCTGAACCACGTATATGATGCGCCCGTCCGTGCCGGGGGTGGGTGTGACATATTGCTGCGCTTCAGGCGATGCTCCCGCAGGCAGCCACAACCCGAATAAGAGCAGACAAACGAGAGTCAGTAAAATAAAAAACCGCTTCGGATTCATCGGGAAAAATTATAACAGATTCAATTTGGTATAAAATAAGGGTGAAAAGAGACGCCATGAAGACATTGATAAAGAACGGGACGTTGGTGACCGCATCGGATACCTTTCCCTCCGACATCCTGATCGAGGACGAAAAGATCACCCGCATCGGACTTAATCTCGAAGTTGATCCTGACCAGCAAATCGACGTCACAGGAAAGTTGGTCCTGCCCGGCGGAATCGACCCCCATGTCCATCTCGATCTTCCCATGTTCGATACCGTCTCTTCAGACGACCATTACACCGGTCACAAAGCTGCGGCTTTCGGCGGGACGACGACGGTGATGGATTTTGTCGTCCTTGACTCCCCTCTCCCTGAGGGAGCGAGGGCGGTGGTGAGGGAAGTCGACTTTCACTATTCTGTGGACAAATGGATGAAGATGGCAGAAAAAGCCGCCATTGACTATTCCTTCCACATGAATTTGACGAAGTTCGACGAGAAGATCTCCAGGGAAATCCCTTCCTTGATGAAGATGGGAATCCAGACTTTGAAAGTCTTCACCGCCTATAACGGACGCCTGCGCATCGACGATGGAAGCATTTTCAAAGCCCTGCAAATCGCGCGGGATAATGGGATGCTGGTCATGGCGCATTGCGAAAACGGCGACATCATTGAGACACTCACAAATCAAGCCCTCGCTGAAAAACGGACTTCTCCCATCTGGCACGCATTGACTCGCCCCGCCTGGGGCGCGGTGGAGGCGACTCTCCGAATGGCAGCAATGGCGGAACAAGCCGATTCGCCCGTCTATATCGTCCACATGAACGCAGGCGGCGAGGTGGATATGCTGAAATATGCGCGCGAACGCGGCGTGAAGGTGATGGGAGAGACCTGTCCACAGTATCTCTTCTTCACCATGGATCATCTCGCCCGACCCGACGGCGCAAAATGGATCTGCTCTCCTCCCATGCGAACCGAAGCAGACAATGCCCGATTATGGGAAGGATTGAACCAGAACATTTTGCAAACCGTCGGCACGGATCATTGCCCATTTTTCTATAACGGTACCAAGCCCATCCTCTACGAAGGAAGCGAAATCGCCATCCCCGGCAAGGAACTGGGACGCGACGACTTCACCAAAATCCCCAACGGTTTGCCAGGCATACAGGATCGAATGCCGATTCTTTGGACATACGGAGTCAACGCCGGGTACATCACACCGAATCAGTTCGTTGCGTATATGTCCACGAACCCGGCGAAAATCTTCGGCTTGTATCCGCGCAAGGGAGCGCTCGTCCCCGGCGCAGACGCGGACATCGTGATCTGGGACCCGGAGAAACAGGTCAAATATGGCGTCGCCCATTCGCATCAACGCACCGATTACAATCTTTATGAAGGCTGGGAGTTGACCGGTTACCCCGAAAAGGTCTTCCTGCGCGGCAAATTGATCGTGGACGGCGATGAATGGAAGGGAAAAAGCGGGGGTGGAAAGTTTTTGAAGAGAAGTGAAGGGCAAGTATTGTAGCAACTCGTAGGGCGGGCTAAAAGCCCGCCATGCAATCTTTCATGATATTTGTCGGGCTGCAAGCCCGACCTATAGAAATCCTTAGAGGTCACACATGCCGCCCAAAAAACCCGTCATCCACTGCGACGCGCTCGTCGTTCACTGCATGGATTATCGCCTGCAAAAATTCATCCAACCGTGGATCACGGTCCGCTTCGGCTACGACAACTTCGACATCATTTCGCTTGCCGGGAGCGTGCATGATTACGAGATGGTCTTGAAGTATGTGCAGCTTGCAGTGCAAATTCACACCATCGAGACCGCCTGCCTGATCAATCACGAAGATTGCCGCGCTTACGGGCGCGAAGGCACTTATAAACGCCATAAGCACGACTTGATCGATGCGCAAAAGAAAATCCAGGCACTCTTCCCCCATCTCAAAGTCGAAACCTTTTACCTGCACCTGGACGGGACGTTCGAACCCATTTCGTGAAAACCGTCGGAGGCACACATGAAGATTCAGGCTGTTCCCGCTTTGATCGCAGTCCTGACCCTTTCCCTCTCCTGCCAGACTCTTTTTCCCGCCACGCCGCCGCCTCGCGATGGGATTGTCGTCACGACCTGCCCGGATCTTGTCAAAGCAGTTCGGGGCATCCAGCCTGTGGACTTCCCGGAGGAACTCACTGATACGGGCGTCAAGCAGGGAGGCGAGTTCGACGTGAATGAGTATTTCACAGTACTGACGAATCTCTCCATGCGGGAAGGATACATCCTCGACTACATCTATCCCGTTGATTTTCTCGGCTCGTTCCCGATCCTTGCCGCACGTCCCGTCGACCTGCCGCCTTATGTGTCTCCGGAAGACCTCCCCTCCGATTCAGGCTTGACCGAATACCTCGATTATGTCGAGATCGAAGACAATGAGCAGGGATACTTCGAATTCATTTCCCTCTACATCATGGCAAACCAGTTCTATCTCGTCTGGCACGCCAACTACAACGACACGGAAATCGTCTGCAACCGTGATGATGTGGATGAAATTTCAGAGCAAATCAACTCCGGCGGTTTTGGGTTGGAATTCGACACGGAGCAAAAAGCGAAAATCCGCGCAATGACGAACATCGAGCCGCTGGTCAAATTGACCGATACGACCGCCATCGTGGAGATCGTCACCTTCACCAAATGGGGCGGCTTTTACCGAAAGACGTACACCATCGACCGTAGCTTCCCGCATGAGATCATCGATTCGCCAGGGGAAAATCTCGTGCCGTACGATTGCGGGATTATGTTCTAAACGAAGAACTTGGAGGTCTGGCAGACCTTCATGTTCTTTTGTGCTAAAATATCGCCCGTCATAACCAAAGGACGCCCTGGGGGAGCACGTGTGCCGGGCGGTTGCCCCGGTGCGAGCCTTTGGTGTAAAACCATTATCGGAGAAACAAAATGCCAAGACGTTCCCTGGCTCGTCTTTACAAGGACGAGTTCTCAACCTATTCACTTGCCAGGTTCCAACAGGACTTGCTGGCAGGTCTAACCGTCGCCGCAGTGGCATTGCCGCTTGCGTTGGCGTTCGGCGTCGCTTCCGGCGCGACGGCCGCGGCAGGATTGGTCACTGCCATTCTCGCCGGAGTGCTCATCGGCATGCTTGGTGGCGCGCCATATCAGATCAGCGGTCCCACCGGTGCGATGTCCGCCGTGTTGATTGTGCTCGTGCAACGTTATGGTCTTGAAGGCATATGGGTCGCGGGTTTGCTTTCAGGCTTGCTTTTGCTCATCATCGGCATCATGCGGCTCGGCCGCTTTATCGCTTTCATCCCCTCCGCCGTCATCAGCGGCTTTACCTCCGGCATCGCGCTCATTATCTTCATCGGTCAGATCGACAACTTCCTCGGCGTAAAAACCGAAGCCGCCGAAACCGCCGCGCTGAAATTCATCGGCTACTTCAAAGGCGGATTCACCCCGGATTGGCATGCGATAGTCATCGGCTCGGTCGTCATCTTGACAATGATCCTTTGGCCCCCCAAATGGAATTTGCGCTTCCCGGCATCTCTTCTTGGTCTCATCCTCGCCACGCTTCTCCCTTCGACTTTGAATTGGTCCATCCAAGTGATCGGGGACATCCCTCAAACCTTGATCCTGGGTGACCGCCTGAGCCTGGGCAACGTCCCCTGGGCGAATCTCTCCGATTTCATCGCGCCGACACTGACCATTACCGCGCTTGGCGCAGTTGAATCATTGCTATGCGGCGCTGTCGGTTCAAATATGACCGGTGTCCGGATGCAGGCGAACCAAGAATTAATCGCGCAGGGACTCGGCAACATGATAATTCCGTTCTTCGGCGGAGTCCCTGCGACTGCCGCCATTGCCCGGTCCAGCGTGGGGATCAAATCCGGCGGGCAGACTCGCATGGTCAGCATCATTCATGCGGTCGGATTATTGCTTTCAATGTTCCTGCTCACGCCGTTGATGGAGAAGATTCCGCTCGCGGCTTTGGCGGGCGTGCTGATGGTCACCGCGGCAAGAATGAGCGAATGGGACTCGATCAAGTTCATCTTCGGCAAAGTCTTCAAGACCGACATGATCGCCTTCACCGTGACCATGCTCGCCACTATTGTCCTCGATTTGACTCAAGCCATTTTGATCGGTTCGTTCCTTGCAGGCGCGGTCTTCCTTAACAAGATCGCAAGCATCGACATCACCGTTCAGGAAGTGGATATCGAGCGGCTAAAGCAAAGGGGAATCGAAACCGAAGGGAATTGCACACACGTCCGCGTGGCATTTTTGACCGGTCCATTGTTCTTCGCGGCGACAGGTCAATTCAATGAGGCGTTTGCGAATTTGAAGGAGACTCACGCCCTGATCCTCTCCATGCGCGGCGTTTCATTGATAGACACCGCCGGGGTCGAAGCGCTTCACAAACTTCATGAAAAGCTCCACGAACAGGGCGGGGCGTTGATGTTCGCGGGCATCCACGATAACGCAAAACAAATGCTCGCACGAGGCGGACTCGTACAATCCGTCGGCGAAGAAAATTTTTTCTGGTCAAGCGACCAGGCCATCGCCGAGGCGGAGAGGCGGGGGTGTCAGTTTTGCGGGTGACATTGAGCCAGCAATTCTTTCGTGCGCGGAAAATCCTTGTAATAGCCGCGGTAACTTTCGGGCAACATCGCCGCGATACGGCAGAACAATTCATCGATGGATTCCTGCAACAGGGTGTCCCGCTCCGCTCCTTTGACCGACCTGATGTTCGGCGGGGTGTACATTTCATCAGCCGCCGTGATGGTAATCTTCAAACGCCTGAACGATCTTAAGCGCGCCGCCACATCGGCATCTTCGGTGCCTGTCAAAGCAACGGGAATGATGCCTACATTCGCCGAACTCGCGATATAGATCGCGCCGGGCTCGGCTTTCAACAAACTCGCTGTCTTGGAACGTGTGCCTTCGGGAGCGATGATCATGATCGCGTCGCCCTTCAGCCGTAAAATGAATTCCTTCATCGCGCTCAAGTCCGCTTCGCCGCGCGTCAGCCAGGTGACATTGAAGATTTTCCCCGCCAGCCTTCCCCACCAGTATTTTTTATATTTATCCGTCAGCGGGTGGATGAGGTCGTCGTTATCGATGACGTAATATACAACGAGCGAATCCAACCTGCCAAGATGGTTCGAGGCGAACATATACCCGCCTTTGGGAAGCCTGCTCAGATCACCGCGGACTTCAATGTCCGCGATAAGGGGTAAAATTCTTCTTGCACAAAAACGGAGAAATGCGCTCATGAATTCTCGGCAAGCAGTTCCTTCAAACGCGGATGATCCGCATAATATCCGCGGTTACGTTCGGGGAGCAGCGCTGCGATGCGGCACATGATCTCATCGGTGTATTCCTGTAATCTTTCATCGCGATTCTCTTTGGGAAAAGGCGGCAGCGTAAAAGCCTTTCCCGCAGTGAGCCGGATGGTCGAGCGTTTGAACCGTTTGAGATTACCAAGCACGATGCGGTCTTCCGAGCCGCTGATGGCAACCGGCACGATGATCCAGCTCATCTTCGAGGCGAGATAGGCCACGCCGGGTTTTCCCTGTGCCATCTTTTCGTCGCGGGCGCGCGTGCCTTCGGGCGCGATGACGAGAGTCTGCCCCTGCTCCATACGATGGATCATTTCACGCATGGCTTTCAGGTCCGGATTGAACCGGTCGACGAAAATGGCGTTGAGATGTTTGCCGAACCAGCGCAGGATGGGAATCTCCTCCCATTTTTCAGCGACGGGAATGAACAAGTTCCAGTTGTCGAGCGCGTAATATGCCATGGGCGCATCCAGAAAACCGAGATGGTTTACTGCGATGACAAATCCGCCCCCATCCGGTAGATTTTCGTATCCTTTGGTTTCCACTTTCGCAATGAGTCTGATGATGATCCGAATCAGCGTGACGATGAATTTCTTCATGTCGGCAATTTTACACGGTTTTATTTACGCGGCAGCGTTACCAACTTTCCCCCATATTCAGGCGAATAGCTCTTTCACAAAAAAAAAGCGCCCCGTCCATTCAGACGGAGCGGGCAGGGTTCGAAGGTTTCTCAGCCCCAGATGTAATCCGTATTGCTCTTATGATGAGCCTGCTTTTGCTCTCCGTAAGAATTGAACATCTTTACAAAGATATCGTAATCCGCGGGGGTCATATCCACGAGCTGGAATCCGACGTTATAGATCGTTGGATCGTAGGGGTCGCGTTCGCACCAGCGTGTGCGCGCGGTAAAGATGATGAAACTTTTACCGGAAATCTCGCTGAGTTGGTCGATGCACAATTCCATCGTCAAGCCGACGGCGACCGGCGTGCTCGATTCGAGTTTAAAACCACCTGTGCTCATATCCGAGATCTGGCCGATCAAGTCACCGGTGTGTTTGTCCAACACCCGCATGTAATAGGAGAAGTTCCTGCGCGGTA
This portion of the Anaerolineales bacterium genome encodes:
- a CDS encoding glycosyltransferase family 2 protein encodes the protein MNKFFLSIIIPAHNEENRLPRTLEEIFSFLKGQSYPSEVIVVENGSTDETLSIANDFAKEHPGLVVIHEDRNGKGNAVRRGMLEARGEYRFICDADLSMPIEDLPHFLPPDIIDFDIAIGSREAPGSIRYNEPPYRHIGGRAINLAIRSLILPGLNDTQCGFKCFRASATEDLFRLQTLTGWSFDIELLYLARRKKLRIREIPIRWYFDPDSKVSAVRDALRMIGDIFRIHLNALRGAYESKP
- a CDS encoding ribonuclease HII gives rise to the protein MNQNPDLTFENELWSAYRFIAGLDEAGRGALAGPVCVGTVILPHDHPHLARTLSGVRDSKQLTPRRRSALVPQIREAALASGIGFASAEEIDRMGIVPATRLAASRALESLHIFPDYLLTDFRLELPEVDIHQTAIVKGDAISLTIACASVLAKTARDEWMCGLSSEYPEYDFSSNKGYGTSLHRNMIGALGHSPIHRKTFKLKK
- a CDS encoding LysM peptidoglycan-binding domain-containing protein gives rise to the protein MNPKRFFILLTLVCLLLFGLWLPAGASPEAQQYVTPTPGTDGRIIYVVQPGDNCFRVAALHGITVDQLRQLNSRLDENCTLVEGQELLIGVSAAATSTPPADQAPGTPTVTPTPLSGLTEVCVLLFNDINGNAMREETEPAVEGGAVSVTEINGEYSGSLDTVIPPDPEAYQGVCFIDIPEGTYNITMAIPDSYNPTMALSYTLKVNAGDRAFVDFGAQSQDVVVDPGVEENGNEGGGSTALGIFGALLLLGGAGLGYYAWRSGRPESRLSGGGILKR
- the hydA gene encoding dihydropyrimidinase, whose protein sequence is MKTLIKNGTLVTASDTFPSDILIEDEKITRIGLNLEVDPDQQIDVTGKLVLPGGIDPHVHLDLPMFDTVSSDDHYTGHKAAAFGGTTTVMDFVVLDSPLPEGARAVVREVDFHYSVDKWMKMAEKAAIDYSFHMNLTKFDEKISREIPSLMKMGIQTLKVFTAYNGRLRIDDGSIFKALQIARDNGMLVMAHCENGDIIETLTNQALAEKRTSPIWHALTRPAWGAVEATLRMAAMAEQADSPVYIVHMNAGGEVDMLKYARERGVKVMGETCPQYLFFTMDHLARPDGAKWICSPPMRTEADNARLWEGLNQNILQTVGTDHCPFFYNGTKPILYEGSEIAIPGKELGRDDFTKIPNGLPGIQDRMPILWTYGVNAGYITPNQFVAYMSTNPAKIFGLYPRKGALVPGADADIVIWDPEKQVKYGVAHSHQRTDYNLYEGWELTGYPEKVFLRGKLIVDGDEWKGKSGGGKFLKRSEGQVL
- a CDS encoding SulP family inorganic anion transporter; translated protein: MPRRSLARLYKDEFSTYSLARFQQDLLAGLTVAAVALPLALAFGVASGATAAAGLVTAILAGVLIGMLGGAPYQISGPTGAMSAVLIVLVQRYGLEGIWVAGLLSGLLLLIIGIMRLGRFIAFIPSAVISGFTSGIALIIFIGQIDNFLGVKTEAAETAALKFIGYFKGGFTPDWHAIVIGSVVILTMILWPPKWNLRFPASLLGLILATLLPSTLNWSIQVIGDIPQTLILGDRLSLGNVPWANLSDFIAPTLTITALGAVESLLCGAVGSNMTGVRMQANQELIAQGLGNMIIPFFGGVPATAAIARSSVGIKSGGQTRMVSIIHAVGLLLSMFLLTPLMEKIPLAALAGVLMVTAARMSEWDSIKFIFGKVFKTDMIAFTVTMLATIVLDLTQAILIGSFLAGAVFLNKIASIDITVQEVDIERLKQRGIETEGNCTHVRVAFLTGPLFFAATGQFNEAFANLKETHALILSMRGVSLIDTAGVEALHKLHEKLHEQGGALMFAGIHDNAKQMLARGGLVQSVGEENFFWSSDQAIAEAERRGCQFCG
- a CDS encoding 1-acyl-sn-glycerol-3-phosphate acyltransferase produces the protein MSAFLRFCARRILPLIADIEVRGDLSRLPKGGYMFASNHLGRLDSLVVYYVIDNDDLIHPLTDKYKKYWWGRLAGKIFNVTWLTRGEADLSAMKEFILRLKGDAIMIIAPEGTRSKTASLLKAEPGAIYIASSANVGIIPVALTGTEDADVAARLRSFRRLKITITAADEMYTPPNIRSVKGAERDTLLQESIDELFCRIAAMLPESYRGYYKDFPRTKELLAQCHPQN
- a CDS encoding 1-acyl-sn-glycerol-3-phosphate acyltransferase, with translation MKKFIVTLIRIIIRLIAKVETKGYENLPDGGGFVIAVNHLGFLDAPMAYYALDNWNLFIPVAEKWEEIPILRWFGKHLNAIFVDRFNPDLKAMREMIHRMEQGQTLVIAPEGTRARDEKMAQGKPGVAYLASKMSWIIVPVAISGSEDRIVLGNLKRFKRSTIRLTAGKAFTLPPFPKENRDERLQEYTDEIMCRIAALLPERNRGYYADHPRLKELLAENS
- a CDS encoding PilZ domain-containing protein gives rise to the protein MANNKRKLPRRNFSYYMRVLDKHTGDLIGQISDMSTGGFKLESSTPVAVGLTMELCIDQLSEISGKSFIIFTARTRWCERDPYDPTIYNVGFQLVDMTPADYDIFVKMFNSYGEQKQAHHKSNTDYIWG